A single window of Bombus pascuorum chromosome 1, iyBomPasc1.1, whole genome shotgun sequence DNA harbors:
- the LOC132906945 gene encoding vitellogenin receptor isoform X1 produces MVRTPLIMYRKLFVLLVVSIFNPRADTAAIGCEPPDLFLCSNKKCISSTFRCDGEDECGDGSDETGCEDYQLQNLEMIRCAIDEFQCSDIHTCIPIEKFCDAKEDCSDGSDEYDGCVKDVNCDAFKCKDGHCIRNEWVCDGIPDCPDKSDEEKCENYMIPVDECNNEYDRYLCKNKRCISLNTTCNEKDNCGDNSDEDIDACMKADASCKEAKCQHNCRKTPEGAQCSCRPGYKLVNNQTSCEDMNECDNYGVCDQECINSVGSYTCSCQSGYSLNDDKRTCQAEGGEGLMMFSVKSEIRGIYLNSRLYYPVTQNLQHAVAISLDANNVYWSDVEDGNEAIIKSLEDGSQREVIVTAGLNSPDDMAVDWVTGNIYFADGGYMHIGVCNNDGSYCTIIIKEQNDKPRGLALLPSSGIMYWSKWGMDSCILRAGMDGKNNTVLVSKDLELPNSLSIDYANERLYWIDAKAKVIESVRLDGTDRRAILKDIAKRPFSLAVFENKLYWSDWISNTIQSCDKFTGKNWEVLASANSTIYGIHIYHSVLKPKMPNPCNSSPCSQLCLLNSANSYTCACTLDKELNSDNHTCRAVKKKTHLIIAAGNRFIDYYHELLGKPKITISDTLNHVTEVAYNPLTGGLLASDQLRDNIFHFNMQTGEEKSMMSIENEILGGMDFDYIGNNLYLSDVKHKTIEVHNLNNNEKTIFYFQDEPYDIALVPEESIMMVVFRANELYRIDLMNMNGLGPRVTIEGNKTPLIGPKISLCYDRVLKLLFWSDQGTGRIGSTTIPGFETYIFRTGLAEPVSLTVLSDYVFWTQYKSNKLYWTNKSNTQQYQKHTTLEVPENLNRMQLISLHQTYVQNHQCHNNNGNCSHVCLLSNAGSYICACPPDMMLNVDNRTCTLQTACNAGEIKCGEHDICIKSHQRCDGIKDCPNGEDESSICDEHHWSRCKHEDQFQCKNGDCISKTKRCNSHYDCVDRSDEEGCDKKECDSNEFQCHEGACISKYLVCNGQSDCTDFSDELNCDKHKCDSEAFACEIGTCIPKTWKCDGEADCPDGSDESETCQRNACPTEMFTCSNGRCIDLMLKCNGVSECEDDSDEQYCKDTGNRNYVNCTVDQYKCFNTELCLPKQVRCNGVTDCPKNDDERNCPRCQKEEYVCDNQKCIDKSWVCDRIDDCGDGSDEKDCDGGNSNSKISGISTNSICKEFKCSNGACLPFANVCDGKVDCSDRSDEFGQCAIACTKYNPCTNMCHKTPIGPVCGCRNGYQLSNDFKSCEDIDECKNNVCSQVCYNTNGSFTCSCHEGYVIRSDKTSCKVAGSQMEIITVSNADIRRLSSNLNSIQVIYEELNPEISGIDANTRENTIYWSNDILGMVSKINMKTKERKTVTGLGRPGALAVDWITDNVYFNDNDYFSSIQVCNLEQQKCAKVVPIPLKNRAVSIAVEPKEGWLFWSQTSWTSYDRPMTGIYRSNTMGTNITAIVHRDLGIVFALTIDYTRSRLYWSDTFHKNIESSNLDGSNRIIVLNTDVHQALSISVYEDSLYWSMSTTGKVKKCKLYGDKSCVTITIGISNIDKYFIISHPIRQPIGKNTCERHKCSYMCVSGNNGSACICHNGYLKDSRSTCMENTNIKIKFDTRIAGRRNENIRYQHGTLIGIIITVLACIVVALVYFYYQKIKPRFSKKNNLSIHFQNPSYQQRNEITPSLNYISGLPPGEHEYVNPIIDIQKDHNENIPEKGEKQMVKLLNFDQSDDESKESTNGQDIRLI; encoded by the exons ATGGTAAGAACACCTCTC attATGTATCGCAAATTGTTCGTACTTCTAGTTGTAAGCATCTTCAACCCGCGCGCCGATACCGCAG CTATAGGCTGCGAACCACCGGATCTCTTCTTGTGCTCGAACAAAAAATGCATTTCATCCACCTTCCGCTGCGATGGAGAAGATGAATGCGGTGACGGTTCCGACGAAACGGGTTGTGAAGACTACCaa ctTCAAAACCTTGAAATGATACGTTGCGCTATAGACGAGTTCCAATGTTCCGATATTCATACTTGTATACCGATAGAAAAATTCTGCGACGCAAAAGAAGATTGTTCCGATGGCAGTGATGAGTACGATGGTTGCGTAAAAGAT GTAAATTGCGACGCATTCAAATGCAAAGATGGCCATTGCATAAGAAACGAATGGGTTTGCGACGGTATCCCAGATTGTCCGGATAAGAGCGATGAAGAAAAATGcg AGAATTATATGATACCAGTCGATGAATGTAACAACGAGTACGATCGATATCtgtgcaaaaataaaagatgcaTTTCTCTGAACACAACCTGTAATGAGAAGGACAACTGCGGGGATAATTCAGATGAAGATATAGATGCATGTATGAAGG CTGATGCATCGTGCAAGGAAGCAAAGTGTCAACATAATTGCAGAAAAACACCTGAAGGTGCTCAATGTTCGTGTCGACCAGGTTACAAGTTGGTGAACAATCAGACTTCATGCGAGG atatgaATGAGTGCGATAATTACGGAGTTTGCGATCAAGAATGTATCAATAGCGTTGGATCTTACACATGCTCGTGTCAATCTGGTTACAGTCTGAACGATGACAAAAGAACTTGTCAAGCCGAAG GTGGCGAAGGTTTGATGATGTTCTCAGTTAAATCTGAAATCCGTGGTATTTATCTCAATTCTCGGTTGTATTATCCGGTGACTCAAAATTTGCAACACGCCGTGGCCATTTCTTTAGACGCGAATAATGTATACTGGTCCGATGTCGAGGACGGAAACGAAGCGATAATCAAAAGTTTAGAGGATGGTTCGCAGCGAGAGGTCATTGTTACAGCAG GTTTAAACAGCCCCGATGACATGGCAGTAGATTGGGTAACAGGCAACATATATTTCGCGGACGGTGGTTATATGCATATCGGAGTTTGTAACAATGATGGTTCTTATTGCactattataataaaagaacagAACGATAAACCGCGAGGTCTTGCTTTATTACCGTCCAGTGG TATAATGTATTGGTCCAAATGGGGCATGGATTCATGCATATTAAGGGCAGGTATGGATGGAAAAAATAACACTGTGTTAGTCAGCAAAGATTTAGAATTGCCAAACAGTTTATCTATCGATTACGCGAACGAAAGATTATACTGGATAGACGCTAAAGCAAAAGTAATCGAATCGGTACGACTGGATGGCACAGATCGAAGG GCcatattaaaagatatagcAAAGAGGCCATTTTCATTAGctgtatttgaaaataagttGTACTGGAGCGATTGGATATCTAATACCATACAATCATGTGATAAATTCACTGGTAAAAATTGGGAAGTTTTAGCGTCTGCAAACAGTACTATTTATGGCATACACATATATCACTCTGTTTTAAAACCCAAG ATGCCGAATCCCTGCAATTCAAGCCCCTGTTCGCAATTGTGTCTATTAAACTCAGCGAATAGCTATACTTGCGCTTGCACATTGGacaaagaattaaattctGATAACCATACTTGTCGTG CGGTCAAGAAGAAGACGCATTTAATTATCGCAGCAGGAAACAGATTCATAGACTATTATCATGAACTATTGGGAAAACCGAAAATTACTATCAGCGACACATTAAATCACGTCACCGAGGTTGCTTATAATCCACTTACTG GTGGTTTACTAGCCAGCGATCAGCTAAGGGacaacattttccattttaacaTGCAAACTGGTGAAGAGAAAAGCATGATGTCTATTGAAAACGAAATACTAGGTGGAATGGATTTCGATTACATCGGAAATAATCTATATTTGTCGGATGTGAAACACAAAACTATCGAGGTCCACAACCTGAACAACAATGAGAAAACGATCTTCTACTTCCAAGACGAGCCTTACGATATTGCACTTGTACCTGAAGAAAG TATCATGATGGTCGTATTCAGAGCGAATGAATTGTATCGCATAGACCTAATGAACATGAACGGGCTTGGTCCAAGAGTCACGATCGAAGGGAATAAGACACCTTTAATTGGACCGAAAATATCTTTGTGCTACGACAGAGTTCTGAAACTATTGTTTTGGAGTGATCAAGGCACTGGTCGTATTGGTAGTACGACCATTCCGG gTTTCGAAACATATATCTTCCGCACTGGATTAGCGGAACCCGTGAGTCTCACTGTTCTTAGTGACTATGTGTTTTGGACTCAATATAAATCGAACAAATTGTATTGGACCAACAAAAGCAACACACAGCAATATCAGAAGCATACTACATTAG AAGTACCTGAAAACTTGAATAGAATGCAGTTAATAAGTTTACACCAAACGTACGTACAAAATCACCAGTGTCACAACAACAACGGAAATTGTTCTCACGTGTGCCTGTTATCTAATGCTGGTTCATAT atCTGTGCGTGTCCACCCGACATGATGTTGAACGTAGATAATCGAACGTGTACTCTTCAAACTGCGTGTAATGCTGGCGAAATAAAATGTGGAGAACAcgatatatgcataaaatccCATCAAAG ATGCGACGGAATAAAGGATTGTCCTAATGGTGAAGATGAATCAAGTATTTGCGATGAACACCATTGGTCAAGGTGCAAGCATGAGGATCAGTTTCAATGTAAAAACGGCGACTGCATAAGCAAGACGAAACGTTGTAATTCCCACTACGACTGTGTCGATCGATCGGATGAGGAAGGCTGTGATAAAAAGGAATGCGACTCCA ATGAGTTTCAATGTCACGAAGGGGCTTGCATATCGAAATATCTCGTGTGCAACGGACAAAGTGATTGCACCGATTTTTCGGACGAACTTAATTGCGACAAACACAAGTGCGATAGCGAAGCCTTCGCATGCGAAATCGGGACTTGTATACCCAAAACGTGGAAATGCGATGGAGAG GCTGACTGTCCAGACGGTTCCGACGAGAGCGAAACATGCCAAAGAAACGCGTGTCCAACCGAGATGTTTACCTGTTCCAACGGTCGTTGCATCGATTTAATGCTAAAATGCAATGGAGTCAGTGAATGCGAGGATGACAGCGATGAACAATATTGCAAGGATACGGGTAACAGAAATTATGTCAATTGTACTGTAGATCAGTATAAATGTTTCAACACAGAACTGTGTCTTCCGAAACAAGTCAG ATGTAACGGCGTTACAGATTGTCCAAAGAACGACGATGAACGTAATTGCCCTCGATGCCAAAAGGAAGAATACGTTTGCGACAATCAGAAATGCATCGATAAAAGCTGGGTGTGCGACCGGATAGATGATTGTGGGGATGGATCGGATGAAAAAGATTGTGACGGTGGTAATTCGAATTCGAAAATAAGTGGTATCAGCACGAATTCTATTTGCAAAGAATTCAAATGTTCCAACGGTGCCTGCCTCCCCTTTGCCAATGTGTGCGATGGAAAAGTAGATTGTTCCGACCGAAGCGATGAATTCGGACAATGTG caATTGCGTGTACCAAATACAATCCCTGCACAAATATGTGCCACAAAACACCCATTGGTCCCGTCTGTGGTTGTAGAAATGGATATCAATTGAGTAATGATTTTAAATCCTGCGAAGATATTGACGAATGTAAAAACAATGTTTGTTCACAAGTATGTTATAATACTAATGGATCTTTTACTTGTTCATGCCACGAGGGATACGTCATTCGAAGCGATAAAACTTCATGCAAAGTGGCTG gaTCACAAATGGAAATAATTACTGTTTCTAATGCTGATATCAGGAGGTTATcatcaaatttaaattcaattcaagtTATTTATGAAGAACTAAATCCTGAAATAAGCGGTATTGATGCGAACACGAGGGAAAACACTATCTACTGGAGCAATG ATATCTTGGGCATGGTAAGTAAAATAAACATGAAAACCAAGGAACGAAAGACTGTTACCGGCCTTGGCAGACCGGGAGCTCTAGCTGTTGATTGGATTACCGACAACGTATACTTCAATGATAATGATTATTTTAGCAGTATTCAG gTATGCAATCTAGAACAGCAGAAGTGTGCTAAAGTAGTACCAATCCCACTAAAAAACCGAGCAGTCTCTATTGCCGTCGAACCAAAAGAAGG GTGGTTGTTTTGGAGCCAAACTTCTTGGACATCTTACGATAGACCTATGACGGGAATATATCGATCCAATACAATGGGTACTAATATAACAGCGATTGTACATCGAGATCTTGGTATTGTCTTTGCGTTAACTATTGATTATACGCGATCCAGATTGTATTGGTCAGAtacgtttcataaaaatattgagtCCTCGAATTTAGATGGTTCTAATCGTATTATAGTTTTAAACACAGAT gTTCATCAGGCTTTGAGCATTAGCGTATACGAGGATTCTTTATATTGGTCGATGAGTACAACtggtaaagtaaaaaaatgcaaattataCGGTGACAAATCGTGTGTAACGATTACCATTGGTATTTCAAATATCGACAAgtactttattatttcgcACCCAATAAGGCAACCTATTG GAAAAAACACTTGCGAGAGACATAAATGCAGTTACATGTGTGTTTCGGGAAACAACGGATCCGCATGTATTTGTCACAATGGATATCTGAAAGATTCCAGAAGTACTTGCATGGAAaacacaaatataaaaattaaatttgatacgAGAATAGCTGGCCGTagaaacgaaaatattcgttatCAACACGGGACCTTAATTGGTATAATAATTACGGTACTAGCATGTATCGTAGTTGCGTTAGTCTACTTTTATTACCAGAAAATTAAACCACgcttttcaaagaaaaataatctcag TATTCATTTCCAAAATCCATCATATCAGCAACGAAATGAGATCACACCTTCgctcaattatatttctgGTTTACCACCTGGAGAACATGAATACGTTAATCCGATTATAGATATACAAAAG gaTCACAATGAAAATATACCAGAAAAGGGCGAAAAACAAATGGTGAAACTTCTCAATTTCGATCAATCAGATGACGAATCTAAAGAATCTACTAATGGACAGGATATTCGcttaatatag
- the LOC132906945 gene encoding vitellogenin receptor isoform X2, translating to MIMYRKLFVLLVVSIFNPRADTAAIGCEPPDLFLCSNKKCISSTFRCDGEDECGDGSDETGCEDYQLQNLEMIRCAIDEFQCSDIHTCIPIEKFCDAKEDCSDGSDEYDGCVKDVNCDAFKCKDGHCIRNEWVCDGIPDCPDKSDEEKCENYMIPVDECNNEYDRYLCKNKRCISLNTTCNEKDNCGDNSDEDIDACMKADASCKEAKCQHNCRKTPEGAQCSCRPGYKLVNNQTSCEDMNECDNYGVCDQECINSVGSYTCSCQSGYSLNDDKRTCQAEGGEGLMMFSVKSEIRGIYLNSRLYYPVTQNLQHAVAISLDANNVYWSDVEDGNEAIIKSLEDGSQREVIVTAGLNSPDDMAVDWVTGNIYFADGGYMHIGVCNNDGSYCTIIIKEQNDKPRGLALLPSSGIMYWSKWGMDSCILRAGMDGKNNTVLVSKDLELPNSLSIDYANERLYWIDAKAKVIESVRLDGTDRRAILKDIAKRPFSLAVFENKLYWSDWISNTIQSCDKFTGKNWEVLASANSTIYGIHIYHSVLKPKMPNPCNSSPCSQLCLLNSANSYTCACTLDKELNSDNHTCRAVKKKTHLIIAAGNRFIDYYHELLGKPKITISDTLNHVTEVAYNPLTGGLLASDQLRDNIFHFNMQTGEEKSMMSIENEILGGMDFDYIGNNLYLSDVKHKTIEVHNLNNNEKTIFYFQDEPYDIALVPEESIMMVVFRANELYRIDLMNMNGLGPRVTIEGNKTPLIGPKISLCYDRVLKLLFWSDQGTGRIGSTTIPGFETYIFRTGLAEPVSLTVLSDYVFWTQYKSNKLYWTNKSNTQQYQKHTTLEVPENLNRMQLISLHQTYVQNHQCHNNNGNCSHVCLLSNAGSYICACPPDMMLNVDNRTCTLQTACNAGEIKCGEHDICIKSHQRCDGIKDCPNGEDESSICDEHHWSRCKHEDQFQCKNGDCISKTKRCNSHYDCVDRSDEEGCDKKECDSNEFQCHEGACISKYLVCNGQSDCTDFSDELNCDKHKCDSEAFACEIGTCIPKTWKCDGEADCPDGSDESETCQRNACPTEMFTCSNGRCIDLMLKCNGVSECEDDSDEQYCKDTGNRNYVNCTVDQYKCFNTELCLPKQVRCNGVTDCPKNDDERNCPRCQKEEYVCDNQKCIDKSWVCDRIDDCGDGSDEKDCDGGNSNSKISGISTNSICKEFKCSNGACLPFANVCDGKVDCSDRSDEFGQCAIACTKYNPCTNMCHKTPIGPVCGCRNGYQLSNDFKSCEDIDECKNNVCSQVCYNTNGSFTCSCHEGYVIRSDKTSCKVAGSQMEIITVSNADIRRLSSNLNSIQVIYEELNPEISGIDANTRENTIYWSNDILGMVSKINMKTKERKTVTGLGRPGALAVDWITDNVYFNDNDYFSSIQVCNLEQQKCAKVVPIPLKNRAVSIAVEPKEGWLFWSQTSWTSYDRPMTGIYRSNTMGTNITAIVHRDLGIVFALTIDYTRSRLYWSDTFHKNIESSNLDGSNRIIVLNTDVHQALSISVYEDSLYWSMSTTGKVKKCKLYGDKSCVTITIGISNIDKYFIISHPIRQPIGKNTCERHKCSYMCVSGNNGSACICHNGYLKDSRSTCMENTNIKIKFDTRIAGRRNENIRYQHGTLIGIIITVLACIVVALVYFYYQKIKPRFSKKNNLSIHFQNPSYQQRNEITPSLNYISGLPPGEHEYVNPIIDIQKDHNENIPEKGEKQMVKLLNFDQSDDESKESTNGQDIRLI from the exons ATG attATGTATCGCAAATTGTTCGTACTTCTAGTTGTAAGCATCTTCAACCCGCGCGCCGATACCGCAG CTATAGGCTGCGAACCACCGGATCTCTTCTTGTGCTCGAACAAAAAATGCATTTCATCCACCTTCCGCTGCGATGGAGAAGATGAATGCGGTGACGGTTCCGACGAAACGGGTTGTGAAGACTACCaa ctTCAAAACCTTGAAATGATACGTTGCGCTATAGACGAGTTCCAATGTTCCGATATTCATACTTGTATACCGATAGAAAAATTCTGCGACGCAAAAGAAGATTGTTCCGATGGCAGTGATGAGTACGATGGTTGCGTAAAAGAT GTAAATTGCGACGCATTCAAATGCAAAGATGGCCATTGCATAAGAAACGAATGGGTTTGCGACGGTATCCCAGATTGTCCGGATAAGAGCGATGAAGAAAAATGcg AGAATTATATGATACCAGTCGATGAATGTAACAACGAGTACGATCGATATCtgtgcaaaaataaaagatgcaTTTCTCTGAACACAACCTGTAATGAGAAGGACAACTGCGGGGATAATTCAGATGAAGATATAGATGCATGTATGAAGG CTGATGCATCGTGCAAGGAAGCAAAGTGTCAACATAATTGCAGAAAAACACCTGAAGGTGCTCAATGTTCGTGTCGACCAGGTTACAAGTTGGTGAACAATCAGACTTCATGCGAGG atatgaATGAGTGCGATAATTACGGAGTTTGCGATCAAGAATGTATCAATAGCGTTGGATCTTACACATGCTCGTGTCAATCTGGTTACAGTCTGAACGATGACAAAAGAACTTGTCAAGCCGAAG GTGGCGAAGGTTTGATGATGTTCTCAGTTAAATCTGAAATCCGTGGTATTTATCTCAATTCTCGGTTGTATTATCCGGTGACTCAAAATTTGCAACACGCCGTGGCCATTTCTTTAGACGCGAATAATGTATACTGGTCCGATGTCGAGGACGGAAACGAAGCGATAATCAAAAGTTTAGAGGATGGTTCGCAGCGAGAGGTCATTGTTACAGCAG GTTTAAACAGCCCCGATGACATGGCAGTAGATTGGGTAACAGGCAACATATATTTCGCGGACGGTGGTTATATGCATATCGGAGTTTGTAACAATGATGGTTCTTATTGCactattataataaaagaacagAACGATAAACCGCGAGGTCTTGCTTTATTACCGTCCAGTGG TATAATGTATTGGTCCAAATGGGGCATGGATTCATGCATATTAAGGGCAGGTATGGATGGAAAAAATAACACTGTGTTAGTCAGCAAAGATTTAGAATTGCCAAACAGTTTATCTATCGATTACGCGAACGAAAGATTATACTGGATAGACGCTAAAGCAAAAGTAATCGAATCGGTACGACTGGATGGCACAGATCGAAGG GCcatattaaaagatatagcAAAGAGGCCATTTTCATTAGctgtatttgaaaataagttGTACTGGAGCGATTGGATATCTAATACCATACAATCATGTGATAAATTCACTGGTAAAAATTGGGAAGTTTTAGCGTCTGCAAACAGTACTATTTATGGCATACACATATATCACTCTGTTTTAAAACCCAAG ATGCCGAATCCCTGCAATTCAAGCCCCTGTTCGCAATTGTGTCTATTAAACTCAGCGAATAGCTATACTTGCGCTTGCACATTGGacaaagaattaaattctGATAACCATACTTGTCGTG CGGTCAAGAAGAAGACGCATTTAATTATCGCAGCAGGAAACAGATTCATAGACTATTATCATGAACTATTGGGAAAACCGAAAATTACTATCAGCGACACATTAAATCACGTCACCGAGGTTGCTTATAATCCACTTACTG GTGGTTTACTAGCCAGCGATCAGCTAAGGGacaacattttccattttaacaTGCAAACTGGTGAAGAGAAAAGCATGATGTCTATTGAAAACGAAATACTAGGTGGAATGGATTTCGATTACATCGGAAATAATCTATATTTGTCGGATGTGAAACACAAAACTATCGAGGTCCACAACCTGAACAACAATGAGAAAACGATCTTCTACTTCCAAGACGAGCCTTACGATATTGCACTTGTACCTGAAGAAAG TATCATGATGGTCGTATTCAGAGCGAATGAATTGTATCGCATAGACCTAATGAACATGAACGGGCTTGGTCCAAGAGTCACGATCGAAGGGAATAAGACACCTTTAATTGGACCGAAAATATCTTTGTGCTACGACAGAGTTCTGAAACTATTGTTTTGGAGTGATCAAGGCACTGGTCGTATTGGTAGTACGACCATTCCGG gTTTCGAAACATATATCTTCCGCACTGGATTAGCGGAACCCGTGAGTCTCACTGTTCTTAGTGACTATGTGTTTTGGACTCAATATAAATCGAACAAATTGTATTGGACCAACAAAAGCAACACACAGCAATATCAGAAGCATACTACATTAG AAGTACCTGAAAACTTGAATAGAATGCAGTTAATAAGTTTACACCAAACGTACGTACAAAATCACCAGTGTCACAACAACAACGGAAATTGTTCTCACGTGTGCCTGTTATCTAATGCTGGTTCATAT atCTGTGCGTGTCCACCCGACATGATGTTGAACGTAGATAATCGAACGTGTACTCTTCAAACTGCGTGTAATGCTGGCGAAATAAAATGTGGAGAACAcgatatatgcataaaatccCATCAAAG ATGCGACGGAATAAAGGATTGTCCTAATGGTGAAGATGAATCAAGTATTTGCGATGAACACCATTGGTCAAGGTGCAAGCATGAGGATCAGTTTCAATGTAAAAACGGCGACTGCATAAGCAAGACGAAACGTTGTAATTCCCACTACGACTGTGTCGATCGATCGGATGAGGAAGGCTGTGATAAAAAGGAATGCGACTCCA ATGAGTTTCAATGTCACGAAGGGGCTTGCATATCGAAATATCTCGTGTGCAACGGACAAAGTGATTGCACCGATTTTTCGGACGAACTTAATTGCGACAAACACAAGTGCGATAGCGAAGCCTTCGCATGCGAAATCGGGACTTGTATACCCAAAACGTGGAAATGCGATGGAGAG GCTGACTGTCCAGACGGTTCCGACGAGAGCGAAACATGCCAAAGAAACGCGTGTCCAACCGAGATGTTTACCTGTTCCAACGGTCGTTGCATCGATTTAATGCTAAAATGCAATGGAGTCAGTGAATGCGAGGATGACAGCGATGAACAATATTGCAAGGATACGGGTAACAGAAATTATGTCAATTGTACTGTAGATCAGTATAAATGTTTCAACACAGAACTGTGTCTTCCGAAACAAGTCAG ATGTAACGGCGTTACAGATTGTCCAAAGAACGACGATGAACGTAATTGCCCTCGATGCCAAAAGGAAGAATACGTTTGCGACAATCAGAAATGCATCGATAAAAGCTGGGTGTGCGACCGGATAGATGATTGTGGGGATGGATCGGATGAAAAAGATTGTGACGGTGGTAATTCGAATTCGAAAATAAGTGGTATCAGCACGAATTCTATTTGCAAAGAATTCAAATGTTCCAACGGTGCCTGCCTCCCCTTTGCCAATGTGTGCGATGGAAAAGTAGATTGTTCCGACCGAAGCGATGAATTCGGACAATGTG caATTGCGTGTACCAAATACAATCCCTGCACAAATATGTGCCACAAAACACCCATTGGTCCCGTCTGTGGTTGTAGAAATGGATATCAATTGAGTAATGATTTTAAATCCTGCGAAGATATTGACGAATGTAAAAACAATGTTTGTTCACAAGTATGTTATAATACTAATGGATCTTTTACTTGTTCATGCCACGAGGGATACGTCATTCGAAGCGATAAAACTTCATGCAAAGTGGCTG gaTCACAAATGGAAATAATTACTGTTTCTAATGCTGATATCAGGAGGTTATcatcaaatttaaattcaattcaagtTATTTATGAAGAACTAAATCCTGAAATAAGCGGTATTGATGCGAACACGAGGGAAAACACTATCTACTGGAGCAATG ATATCTTGGGCATGGTAAGTAAAATAAACATGAAAACCAAGGAACGAAAGACTGTTACCGGCCTTGGCAGACCGGGAGCTCTAGCTGTTGATTGGATTACCGACAACGTATACTTCAATGATAATGATTATTTTAGCAGTATTCAG gTATGCAATCTAGAACAGCAGAAGTGTGCTAAAGTAGTACCAATCCCACTAAAAAACCGAGCAGTCTCTATTGCCGTCGAACCAAAAGAAGG GTGGTTGTTTTGGAGCCAAACTTCTTGGACATCTTACGATAGACCTATGACGGGAATATATCGATCCAATACAATGGGTACTAATATAACAGCGATTGTACATCGAGATCTTGGTATTGTCTTTGCGTTAACTATTGATTATACGCGATCCAGATTGTATTGGTCAGAtacgtttcataaaaatattgagtCCTCGAATTTAGATGGTTCTAATCGTATTATAGTTTTAAACACAGAT gTTCATCAGGCTTTGAGCATTAGCGTATACGAGGATTCTTTATATTGGTCGATGAGTACAACtggtaaagtaaaaaaatgcaaattataCGGTGACAAATCGTGTGTAACGATTACCATTGGTATTTCAAATATCGACAAgtactttattatttcgcACCCAATAAGGCAACCTATTG GAAAAAACACTTGCGAGAGACATAAATGCAGTTACATGTGTGTTTCGGGAAACAACGGATCCGCATGTATTTGTCACAATGGATATCTGAAAGATTCCAGAAGTACTTGCATGGAAaacacaaatataaaaattaaatttgatacgAGAATAGCTGGCCGTagaaacgaaaatattcgttatCAACACGGGACCTTAATTGGTATAATAATTACGGTACTAGCATGTATCGTAGTTGCGTTAGTCTACTTTTATTACCAGAAAATTAAACCACgcttttcaaagaaaaataatctcag TATTCATTTCCAAAATCCATCATATCAGCAACGAAATGAGATCACACCTTCgctcaattatatttctgGTTTACCACCTGGAGAACATGAATACGTTAATCCGATTATAGATATACAAAAG gaTCACAATGAAAATATACCAGAAAAGGGCGAAAAACAAATGGTGAAACTTCTCAATTTCGATCAATCAGATGACGAATCTAAAGAATCTACTAATGGACAGGATATTCGcttaatatag